In Planctomycetota bacterium, a single window of DNA contains:
- the secG gene encoding preprotein translocase subunit SecG, with translation MKEVFVTLLWIIFVIDSVLLVLIVLLQSGRGGGLSGMLGGVGMAESALGPKSGLPRITGVMAGIFFLAAILIGIVSRPRQIADHTRPKDAKTAPEQPAAPDTKAAPDAKAAPETQATPEAKEGEAAKEPPAKADTPEAGSAAKQSPPAPKTDEAAPAKSAPGTATTPGATP, from the coding sequence TTGAAAGAGGTCTTCGTCACGCTGCTGTGGATCATCTTCGTCATCGACTCGGTCCTCCTGGTCCTCATCGTCCTGCTCCAGTCGGGCCGAGGAGGCGGCCTCTCGGGCATGCTCGGCGGGGTCGGCATGGCGGAGTCCGCGCTCGGCCCCAAGAGCGGCCTGCCCCGCATCACCGGGGTGATGGCCGGCATCTTCTTCCTCGCCGCCATCCTCATCGGCATCGTCTCGCGCCCGCGCCAGATCGCCGACCATACCAGGCCCAAGGACGCCAAGACCGCGCCGGAGCAGCCAGCCGCGCCCGATACGAAGGCCGCGCCCGACGCCAAGGCTGCCCCCGAAACCCAAGCCACGCCCGAGGCGAAGGAGGGCGAGGCCGCCAAGGAGCCGCCGGCCAAGGCCGACACGCCTGAGGCCGGGAGCGCCGCGAAGCAGAGCCCGCCGGCCCCCAAGACCGACGAGGCAGCGCCCGCCAAGAGCGCACCAGGCACGGCCACCACCCCCGGGGCTACGCCGTGA
- the tpiA gene encoding triose-phosphate isomerase: protein MRRLLMAGNWKMHLDLRGALHLATGLKRELADLADRDVVLFPPFPFLADVCDVVEGSSIEVGAQNVHPEAQGAFTGEVSAPMLASVGCRWVIVGHSERRDLFAEKDAFLNQKLRAALGAGLLPILCVGEHLDEREAGKARAVVEGQVRACLSGFRAEEMERITVAYEPVWAIGTGKTATPQQANEMHGVIRALLGELFGAPVASATRILYGGSVKPGNAKALMAEPDIDGALVGGASLKVEEFVAIVRA, encoded by the coding sequence ATGAGACGACTGCTGATGGCCGGCAACTGGAAGATGCACCTGGACCTCCGCGGCGCGCTGCACCTCGCCACCGGGCTCAAGCGCGAGCTCGCCGACCTGGCCGACCGCGATGTGGTGCTGTTCCCGCCCTTCCCGTTCCTGGCCGACGTGTGCGACGTGGTGGAGGGCTCGAGCATCGAGGTGGGAGCGCAGAACGTTCACCCCGAGGCCCAGGGCGCCTTCACCGGCGAGGTCTCGGCGCCCATGCTCGCCAGCGTGGGATGCCGATGGGTCATCGTCGGCCACTCGGAGCGCCGCGACCTGTTCGCCGAGAAGGACGCCTTCCTGAACCAGAAGCTGCGCGCGGCCCTCGGCGCCGGCCTGCTGCCCATCCTGTGCGTGGGCGAGCACCTCGACGAGCGCGAGGCCGGCAAGGCCCGCGCCGTGGTGGAGGGCCAGGTGCGCGCCTGCCTGAGCGGCTTCCGCGCCGAGGAGATGGAACGGATCACCGTCGCCTACGAGCCCGTGTGGGCCATCGGCACAGGCAAGACGGCCACCCCGCAACAGGCCAACGAGATGCACGGGGTCATTCGGGCCCTGCTGGGCGAGCTGTTCGGCGCCCCCGTGGCCAGCGCCACGCGCATCCTCTATGGCGGCAGCGTGAAGCCCGGCAACGCGAAGGCCCTGATGGCCGAGCCCGACATAGACGGCGCGCTGGTCGGCGGCGCGAGCCTCAAGGTCGAGGAGTTCGTCGCCATCGTGCGGGCCTGA
- the amrB gene encoding AmmeMemoRadiSam system protein B, giving the protein MVWLLDSAAAILLLCLAMLVVGESTAAEEAPVREPAVAGQFYPAEASALKKQVAAFLEAGAGKAKVEGKPIALIAPHAGYDYSGRCAGVAYATVKGQPYKRVIVLAVNHRGMPFRGGSILSVDAYRTPLGNVPVDKAACATLRESELFGEHPSAQRMEHSLEVHLPFLQEALGTFQLVPIVLGDLADDDYAAMATLLRKVMDQDTLVVASSDFTHYGRNFGFAPFEDKVRENIEKLDKGAIDLILRRDGPGFAKYLARTGATICGRCPIRVLLQLLPDRATGQLVSYYASGDEANDYRHSVSYGAIVFTAPGQWGEPPAAKPTVGPLDVQISEAGQKKLLEIARKALEAVTAGKDLPETKLDDAELQGRNGVFVTLNKDGQLRGCIGNFRPETPLYETVAVQTQQSALHDPRFQPVQPAEVKDIEIEISVLMPEKPIKDPLGWEFGKHGIIVRRGWQQATFLPQVAEHFKTKEEMLSACCRKAGMLSAMWRDPETSVLIYSAQVFGEKPAAKAK; this is encoded by the coding sequence ATGGTCTGGCTGCTGGATTCCGCCGCGGCGATCCTGCTCCTTTGCCTCGCAATGCTGGTGGTCGGCGAGAGCACCGCCGCCGAGGAGGCCCCCGTGCGCGAGCCTGCCGTGGCCGGGCAGTTCTACCCCGCCGAGGCCAGCGCGCTGAAGAAGCAGGTGGCCGCCTTCCTCGAGGCGGGAGCCGGCAAAGCCAAGGTCGAGGGCAAACCGATCGCCCTGATCGCGCCCCATGCGGGCTACGACTACTCGGGCCGCTGCGCGGGGGTAGCCTACGCCACCGTGAAGGGCCAGCCCTACAAGCGCGTCATCGTGCTGGCCGTGAACCACCGCGGCATGCCCTTCCGCGGCGGCTCGATTCTGAGCGTGGACGCCTACCGCACCCCCCTGGGCAACGTGCCGGTGGACAAGGCGGCCTGCGCCACCCTCCGCGAGAGCGAGCTGTTCGGCGAGCACCCCTCGGCCCAGCGGATGGAGCACTCGCTCGAGGTGCACCTGCCCTTCCTCCAGGAGGCCCTCGGCACCTTCCAGCTCGTGCCGATCGTGCTGGGCGATCTGGCCGACGACGACTATGCCGCCATGGCCACCCTGCTCCGCAAGGTGATGGACCAGGACACCCTGGTGGTGGCGAGCAGCGACTTCACGCACTACGGCCGGAACTTCGGCTTCGCCCCCTTCGAGGACAAGGTGCGCGAGAACATCGAGAAGCTCGACAAGGGAGCCATTGACCTGATCCTGCGGCGCGACGGGCCGGGCTTCGCCAAGTACCTCGCCCGCACAGGGGCCACCATCTGCGGCCGTTGCCCCATCCGTGTGCTGCTTCAGCTTCTGCCCGACAGGGCGACGGGACAGCTCGTGAGCTACTACGCCTCGGGCGACGAGGCCAACGACTATCGCCACTCGGTGAGCTACGGCGCCATCGTCTTCACCGCGCCCGGCCAGTGGGGCGAGCCCCCCGCCGCGAAGCCGACCGTCGGGCCGCTCGACGTCCAGATCAGCGAGGCGGGCCAGAAGAAGCTCCTCGAGATCGCCCGCAAGGCCCTGGAGGCCGTGACCGCCGGAAAGGACCTCCCGGAGACCAAGCTCGACGATGCCGAGCTCCAGGGCCGCAACGGCGTGTTCGTGACGCTCAACAAGGACGGCCAGCTCCGCGGCTGCATCGGCAACTTCCGCCCCGAGACCCCGCTCTACGAGACCGTGGCGGTCCAGACCCAGCAGTCGGCGCTGCACGACCCGCGCTTCCAGCCTGTCCAGCCCGCCGAGGTGAAGGACATCGAGATTGAGATCTCGGTCCTGATGCCCGAGAAGCCGATCAAGGACCCGCTGGGCTGGGAGTTCGGCAAGCACGGGATCATCGTGCGCCGCGGCTGGCAGCAGGCCACGTTCCTGCCTCAGGTGGCCGAGCACTTCAAGACGAAGGAAGAGATGCTCTCGGCCTGCTGCCGCAAGGCGGGCATGCTGTCGGCCATGTGGCGCGACCCCGAGACGAGCGTGCTCATCTACAGCGCCCAGGTGTTCGGCGAGAAGCCAGCGGCGAAGGCCAAGTGA
- a CDS encoding glycosyltransferase family 4 protein, protein MSHTPVPGNGGPASNGARPPKVGKVFFVAAGVGDDSTCHSVLRLASELRRRGTQVAMACGGGPLVGGFRQSGIATVVMGRLANPRPPLLAPRALLDDVARFAPDLLHFFGRPMARWAARLAALADKPYVLTVTTFAPHRHRARLPGDWRRGSIMAVGEELREELVNQARIPKDAIAVIPIGIALGEYERYQATHDRTAIPVVGTVGPLTPERGCEYFVRAAKEILDRGSEAQFLLAGNGPELLRLRRLIHELRIDKWVTVAESVPDYRRMIAVLDVCVIPAVREGLGLDVLEAMACRKPVVATGAGPACSLISDGETGLLAPKKDPATLAEKVIRLLREPELAQALVNAAYRMVSERYSLEATTDRLLGFYARCIERSEAR, encoded by the coding sequence GTGAGCCACACGCCTGTCCCAGGCAACGGCGGCCCCGCGTCGAACGGCGCGCGGCCGCCCAAGGTGGGCAAGGTGTTCTTCGTCGCCGCAGGGGTGGGCGACGACAGCACCTGCCACAGCGTGCTGCGCCTGGCCAGCGAGCTTCGGCGGCGCGGCACCCAGGTGGCCATGGCCTGCGGGGGCGGCCCGCTTGTCGGGGGGTTCCGGCAGAGCGGCATCGCCACCGTGGTGATGGGCCGGCTGGCGAATCCCAGGCCGCCCCTTCTGGCGCCGCGGGCGCTGCTGGACGACGTGGCGCGTTTCGCGCCCGACCTGTTGCACTTCTTCGGGCGGCCGATGGCGCGCTGGGCGGCCCGCCTGGCCGCCCTGGCGGACAAGCCCTACGTCCTCACCGTGACCACGTTCGCGCCGCACCGCCACCGGGCGCGGCTGCCCGGCGACTGGAGGCGCGGCTCCATCATGGCCGTGGGCGAGGAACTGCGCGAGGAGCTCGTCAACCAGGCGCGCATCCCCAAGGATGCGATCGCCGTGATCCCCATCGGCATCGCGCTCGGAGAGTACGAGCGCTACCAGGCCACGCACGATCGCACGGCCATCCCCGTCGTCGGCACGGTCGGCCCATTGACGCCCGAGCGCGGTTGCGAGTACTTCGTCCGGGCGGCGAAGGAGATCCTCGACCGGGGCTCCGAGGCCCAGTTCCTCCTGGCCGGCAACGGGCCCGAGCTCCTCCGCCTGCGGCGTCTGATCCACGAGCTGCGGATTGACAAGTGGGTCACCGTGGCCGAATCCGTGCCCGACTACCGCCGCATGATCGCGGTGTTGGACGTTTGCGTGATCCCGGCGGTGCGCGAGGGCCTCGGGCTCGACGTCCTGGAGGCGATGGCCTGCCGCAAGCCGGTGGTGGCCACGGGCGCCGGGCCCGCGTGCAGCCTCATCAGCGACGGCGAGACGGGCCTGCTGGCCCCGAAGAAGGACCCCGCCACCCTCGCCGAGAAGGTCATCCGCCTCCTCCGCGAACCCGAGCTGGCCCAGGCCCTCGTCAACGCCGCCTACCGCATGGTGAGCGAACGCTACTCGCTCGAGGCCACCACGGACCGGCTCCTGGGCTTCTACGCCCGCTGCATCGAGAGATCGGAGGCACGCTAG
- a CDS encoding CCA tRNA nucleotidyltransferase, with product MSAPLRQKADRIVRRLADAGHQALFAGGCVRDMLRGEEPHDYDIATDATPARVQALFERTVPVGAQFGVVVVVDGEDQFEVAQFRADLGYSDGRRPDAVRPAAAREDALRRDFTINGLFYDPLKDEVLDFVGGRRDLAEGVVRAIGDPDARFREDSLRLLRAVRFTARYAYRLDEATAAAVRRHAGEIRRVSAERIGEELTRILTGPNRGAALELLQATGLLAHVLPEVEAMVGCQQPPEFHPEGDVFAHTRLCLDALENPSLTLAFATLLHDVGKPVTQVESDRIRFNLHDKAGAQMTREICERLRFPAEQTEAIAALVLDHMRFMAVRDMRPSTLKRFLRSPHFAEGLELHRADCVASHGSLKNYEFCKEKLASLPEDVIRPPRLVTGHDLIALGYRPGPPFAAMLARVEDAQLEGEIATRDEALELVRREFPLTGADGERS from the coding sequence GTGAGCGCCCCCCTGAGACAGAAGGCCGACCGCATCGTGCGGCGTCTCGCCGACGCCGGCCATCAGGCCCTCTTCGCCGGCGGCTGCGTGCGTGACATGCTCCGGGGCGAGGAGCCGCACGACTACGACATCGCCACCGACGCGACGCCGGCCCGGGTCCAGGCCCTCTTCGAGCGCACCGTGCCGGTCGGCGCGCAGTTCGGCGTGGTCGTGGTGGTGGACGGCGAGGACCAGTTCGAGGTGGCCCAGTTCCGGGCCGACCTGGGCTACTCGGACGGCCGCCGCCCCGACGCCGTGCGGCCCGCCGCGGCACGCGAGGACGCGCTCCGCCGTGACTTCACGATCAACGGCCTCTTCTACGACCCGCTGAAGGACGAGGTTCTGGACTTCGTGGGCGGCCGCCGCGATCTCGCGGAGGGCGTGGTGCGGGCCATCGGCGACCCGGACGCCCGGTTCCGCGAGGACTCGCTTCGCCTGCTCCGGGCCGTGCGCTTCACGGCCCGCTATGCCTACCGCCTGGACGAGGCCACGGCCGCTGCGGTGCGGCGGCACGCCGGGGAGATCCGCCGCGTGAGCGCCGAGCGCATCGGCGAGGAGTTGACGCGCATCCTCACCGGCCCGAACCGCGGCGCCGCACTCGAACTGCTACAGGCGACGGGCCTCCTGGCGCACGTGCTGCCCGAGGTCGAGGCCATGGTCGGGTGCCAACAGCCGCCCGAGTTCCACCCCGAAGGCGACGTGTTCGCTCACACGCGCCTGTGCCTCGACGCGCTGGAGAACCCGAGCCTCACCCTCGCCTTTGCCACGCTGCTGCACGACGTGGGCAAGCCCGTGACCCAGGTGGAGAGCGACCGCATCCGCTTCAACCTGCACGACAAGGCCGGGGCGCAGATGACCCGGGAGATCTGCGAACGGCTGCGCTTCCCGGCCGAGCAGACCGAGGCCATTGCGGCCCTGGTGCTCGATCACATGCGATTCATGGCCGTGCGCGACATGCGGCCGAGCACGCTCAAGCGCTTTCTGCGCTCGCCCCACTTCGCCGAAGGGCTGGAACTGCACCGGGCGGATTGCGTGGCCAGCCACGGAAGCCTGAAGAACTACGAGTTCTGCAAGGAGAAGCTCGCCAGCCTTCCGGAGGACGTGATCCGTCCGCCCCGCCTAGTCACGGGCCACGACCTCATCGCCCTCGGCTACAGGCCAGGCCCGCCCTTCGCCGCCATGCTCGCACGGGTCGAGGACGCGCAGTTGGAGGGAGAGATCGCCACGCGGGACGAGGCGCTCGAGCTTGTGCGGCGCGAGTTCCCGCTCACGGGCGCGGACGGCGAGCGAAGCTGA
- a CDS encoding flavoprotein yields MASDPFHSREIVVGVAGGIAAYKAAELVSRLRQRGASVTVVMTEAATRFVQPLTFAVLSGRKPITGLFDAPEHYEVEHVALADKAALALVAPATANVLGKLAAGIADDALTTLLISLHCPVILAPAMNHRMWTQAVVQRNVAALRAMGYRLVEPAEGWLACGEKGVGRLADIEAILAAAEAALR; encoded by the coding sequence GTGGCCAGCGACCCGTTCCACTCGCGCGAGATCGTCGTCGGCGTCGCCGGCGGCATCGCCGCCTACAAGGCGGCCGAGCTCGTCTCGCGCCTGCGCCAGCGCGGGGCCAGCGTCACCGTCGTCATGACCGAGGCCGCCACGCGCTTCGTCCAGCCCCTCACCTTCGCCGTCCTCAGCGGCCGCAAGCCGATCACCGGCCTCTTCGACGCGCCCGAACACTACGAGGTCGAGCACGTGGCCCTGGCCGACAAGGCGGCCCTCGCCCTCGTGGCCCCCGCCACGGCCAACGTGCTGGGCAAGCTGGCCGCCGGCATCGCCGACGACGCGCTCACCACCCTCCTCATCAGCTTGCACTGCCCCGTGATCCTGGCCCCGGCCATGAACCACCGCATGTGGACGCAGGCCGTCGTGCAGCGCAACGTGGCCGCCCTGCGCGCCATGGGCTACCGCCTCGTGGAGCCGGCCGAGGGCTGGCTCGCCTGCGGCGAGAAGGGCGTGGGCCGCCTCGCCGACATCGAGGCGATCCTGGCCGCCGCCGAAGCGGCCCTCCGCTGA
- the gmk gene encoding guanylate kinase, producing MAENPGATQADKRRAGKPRGRLIVLSGPAGAGKTTVAERLCRETDIRRAVTATTRPPRPGEVDGRDYLFLAEDEFLRGVARGEFLEHARVHGRLYGTPRAPVEQALRAGETRLLVIDVQGAMQVKQRCPDALLIFLDAPDGALEQRLAGRGTEAEDERRRRCEAAEAERRYKEHYDHCVVNDDLDRTVAELRAILAQPRA from the coding sequence GTGGCCGAGAACCCCGGGGCGACACAGGCGGACAAGCGGCGAGCCGGGAAACCCCGTGGCCGCCTCATCGTGCTCTCGGGGCCGGCGGGCGCGGGAAAGACCACCGTGGCCGAACGCCTGTGCCGCGAGACCGACATCCGACGTGCGGTGACTGCCACCACCCGGCCGCCGCGCCCCGGCGAGGTGGACGGCCGAGACTACCTGTTCCTGGCGGAGGACGAGTTCCTCCGCGGCGTGGCCCGAGGCGAGTTTCTGGAGCATGCGCGCGTGCACGGCCGGCTCTACGGCACGCCGCGGGCGCCCGTCGAGCAGGCGCTCCGCGCCGGCGAGACCCGCCTGCTGGTGATTGACGTGCAGGGCGCGATGCAGGTGAAGCAGCGTTGCCCCGACGCCCTGCTCATCTTTCTCGACGCGCCCGACGGCGCCCTGGAGCAACGCCTGGCCGGGCGCGGCACCGAAGCCGAAGACGAGCGGCGGCGCCGCTGCGAAGCCGCCGAGGCGGAGCGCCGATACAAGGAACATTATGACCATTGCGTCGTCAACGACGACCTCGACCGCACTGTGGCCGAACTGCGAGCCATCCTCGCACAGCCAAGAGCCTGA
- the kdsB gene encoding 3-deoxy-manno-octulosonate cytidylyltransferase has protein sequence MAKVVVAIPARYPSTRLPGKPLLRETGRFLIQHVYEQVSLAPCVDDVVVATDDERIRAAVESFGGRALMTSPGHRSGTDRIAEAARHVEADIIVNVQGDEPEIEPDAIDLAVALLERHPGADMSTLAAPIAEPDHLRNPNLVKVVLDTQGYALYFSRALLPASKSYPEVPPGDPHTYLGHIGLYAYRRDFLFRFASLPPSPLETHESLEQLRALEHGHRIIVGITSYQPKGIDTPDDYQAFLRRWRSRRQP, from the coding sequence GTGGCTAAGGTCGTCGTCGCCATTCCCGCCCGCTACCCGTCCACGCGCCTGCCCGGCAAGCCGCTCCTGCGCGAGACCGGCAGGTTCCTCATCCAACACGTCTACGAGCAGGTCTCGCTGGCCCCGTGCGTGGACGACGTGGTGGTGGCGACCGACGACGAGCGCATTCGCGCCGCGGTCGAGTCGTTCGGCGGCAGGGCGCTGATGACCTCTCCGGGCCACCGCTCGGGCACCGACCGCATTGCCGAAGCGGCGCGCCACGTCGAAGCCGACATCATCGTGAACGTCCAGGGCGACGAGCCGGAGATCGAGCCCGACGCCATTGACCTCGCCGTGGCCCTCCTCGAGCGCCACCCGGGGGCCGACATGTCCACCCTCGCCGCGCCCATCGCCGAGCCGGATCACCTGCGAAATCCCAACCTCGTCAAGGTCGTGCTCGACACGCAGGGCTACGCGCTCTACTTCTCGCGGGCGCTGCTCCCGGCCTCGAAGAGCTACCCCGAGGTGCCGCCCGGCGACCCCCACACCTATCTCGGCCATATCGGCCTCTACGCCTATCGCCGCGACTTCCTCTTCCGCTTCGCCAGCCTGCCTCCCTCTCCGCTCGAGACGCACGAGAGCCTCGAGCAGCTTCGCGCCCTCGAACACGGGCACCGGATCATCGTCGGCATCACCTCCTATCAGCCCAAGGGCATTGACACGCCCGACGACTATCAGGCATTCCTCCGCCGCTGGCGCTCTCGCCGCCAGCCCTAG
- the pheA gene encoding prephenate dehydratase has product MPSQESPSIAQFRRRIDEIDAQVVDLLNQRARVVVEIGALKRRNSARIYDPLREGEVLRRACELSQGPLPDGALRAIFREIMSACIALEHPLKVAYLGPQSTFTHLAAHARFGSSVEYIPNRDIVGIFRAVASGAANLGVVPVENSIDGGVTDTLDAFMSYTVQICSELLMEVHHCLMAPSHDTVIERIYSKPQVFAQCGRWLSEHYPDAELISVSSTTRACEVARQEPKAAAIAHSAAATAYGLTVVHKNIEDMAHNVTRFVVLGKEACPPGDRNKTSLVLSVAHRAGALVEALEAFRADGINLTRIESRPSKRSPWEYYFFVDVEGHQEDPPVRHAIEHVRKACNYLQVLGSYPIADTTVSID; this is encoded by the coding sequence TTGCCGAGCCAAGAGTCCCCCTCCATCGCCCAGTTCCGCCGCCGGATCGATGAGATCGACGCGCAAGTCGTCGATCTGCTGAACCAGCGCGCCCGTGTGGTGGTGGAGATCGGAGCCCTCAAGCGCCGGAACAGCGCACGCATCTATGACCCGCTGCGGGAGGGCGAGGTGCTGCGCCGGGCCTGCGAGCTGAGCCAGGGGCCGCTGCCCGACGGGGCGCTGCGGGCCATCTTCCGCGAGATCATGTCGGCCTGCATCGCGCTCGAGCACCCGCTGAAGGTGGCCTATCTGGGCCCCCAGAGCACCTTCACCCACCTGGCGGCGCACGCGCGGTTCGGCAGTTCCGTGGAGTACATCCCGAACCGCGATATCGTGGGGATCTTCCGCGCGGTGGCCAGCGGCGCGGCCAACCTGGGGGTCGTCCCCGTCGAGAACTCCATTGACGGCGGGGTGACCGACACGCTCGACGCCTTCATGAGCTACACGGTGCAGATCTGCTCGGAGCTCCTCATGGAAGTGCACCACTGCCTCATGGCGCCGAGCCACGACACGGTGATCGAGCGGATCTACTCGAAGCCGCAGGTCTTCGCCCAGTGCGGGCGCTGGCTCAGCGAGCACTATCCCGACGCGGAGCTGATCTCGGTGTCGAGCACCACGCGCGCCTGCGAGGTGGCCCGCCAGGAGCCGAAGGCCGCCGCCATCGCCCACTCGGCCGCCGCCACCGCCTACGGCCTCACCGTGGTGCACAAGAATATCGAAGACATGGCCCACAACGTCACCCGCTTCGTGGTCCTCGGCAAAGAGGCCTGCCCGCCCGGCGACCGGAACAAGACCTCGCTCGTCCTCTCCGTGGCGCATCGGGCTGGCGCGCTCGTCGAGGCCCTCGAGGCGTTCCGGGCCGACGGCATCAACCTCACGCGCATCGAGTCGCGCCCCTCGAAGCGCAGCCCCTGGGAGTACTACTTCTTCGTGGACGTCGAGGGCCACCAGGAGGACCCGCCCGTGCGTCACGCCATCGAGCACGTGCGCAAGGCCTGCAACTACCTCCAGGTCCTCGGCTCGTACCCGATCGCGGACACCACCGTGTCCATCGACTAG
- a CDS encoding YicC family protein yields MIRSMTGYGQARREADGRVIAAEVRSVNGRYLKVSTRLPHEFAALERDLEKLVRARVARGSVDLTVRVELTGARAARPVNSEALAAYLAELQKLGERLGVQVSVSADAIASLPGVLEPEEISEAEATALAGAVTAAVSAALDEADRMRLAEGENLRAELLGHCDAIERLVGEAEERQPASLQEHQRRLVERVNRMLQGTGIAVTEENVAREAAIYADRSSICEEIARVRSHVAQFREALGQDEPVGRRLEFIAQELHREVNTMGAKAADATLSRQIVALHGEVDKIREQVSNIE; encoded by the coding sequence GTGATACGAAGCATGACCGGCTATGGCCAGGCCCGACGCGAGGCCGACGGGCGCGTGATCGCCGCCGAGGTCCGCTCGGTGAACGGCCGCTATCTCAAGGTCTCCACGCGCCTGCCGCACGAGTTCGCCGCCCTCGAGCGCGACCTCGAGAAGCTCGTCCGAGCCCGGGTGGCCCGCGGGTCGGTGGACCTGACGGTGCGGGTCGAACTCACGGGCGCCCGAGCCGCCCGCCCCGTCAACAGCGAGGCTCTGGCCGCCTACCTCGCCGAGCTCCAGAAGCTGGGCGAGCGGCTGGGCGTGCAGGTCTCCGTGTCGGCCGACGCCATCGCATCGCTGCCCGGCGTCCTCGAACCCGAGGAGATCAGCGAAGCCGAGGCCACCGCCCTCGCCGGCGCCGTGACCGCCGCCGTTTCCGCCGCCCTGGATGAGGCGGACCGGATGCGTCTCGCCGAGGGCGAGAACCTCCGCGCCGAGCTTCTCGGGCACTGCGACGCCATCGAACGCCTCGTAGGCGAGGCCGAGGAGCGGCAGCCTGCGAGCCTCCAGGAGCATCAGCGCCGCCTCGTCGAGAGGGTGAACCGCATGCTCCAGGGCACCGGGATCGCCGTGACCGAGGAGAACGTGGCCCGCGAGGCCGCCATCTACGCCGACCGCTCGAGCATCTGCGAGGAGATCGCGCGGGTGCGCTCCCATGTCGCCCAGTTCCGCGAGGCACTGGGCCAGGACGAGCCGGTGGGGCGTCGCCTCGAGTTCATCGCCCAGGAACTCCACCGCGAGGTGAACACCATGGGCGCCAAGGCCGCCGACGCCACCCTGTCCCGGCAGATCGTGGCCCTGCACGGCGAGGTGGACAAGATTCGCGAGCAGGTGTCGAACATCGAGTAG
- a CDS encoding DNA-directed RNA polymerase subunit omega: protein MDESRIDRLARKVGGRFKLASLVMKRLVDINRGSQPLVEPEGPNMLRSALKEIELDLVRLVPRLTAPEEVADASTDIVQDE from the coding sequence ATGGATGAATCAAGAATCGATCGTCTCGCCCGCAAAGTCGGTGGCCGGTTCAAGCTCGCATCGCTCGTGATGAAGCGGCTGGTGGACATCAACCGCGGCTCGCAGCCGCTGGTCGAGCCTGAGGGGCCGAACATGCTGCGGTCGGCCCTCAAGGAGATCGAGCTCGACCTCGTGCGCCTCGTGCCCCGGCTCACCGCGCCCGAGGAAGTGGCCGACGCCAGCACCGACATCGTCCAGGACGAGTAG
- a CDS encoding phosphopantothenoylcysteine decarboxylase, whose protein sequence is MRLLVTAGPTREYLDDVRFLSNASSGRMGCAIARAALARGHQVALVCGPLEVPPPPCDICRVTTAAEMLEACVRLLPAADAVLMAAAPADFRPAERAAGKIKKAHAPRTLRLEPTPDILRELARLRTGQVLVGFALEAHDLERNAREKLRAKGLDLIVANSPQAIAAERSTVRLLYPDGSGETLEEAPKDAIAARLLEAVERLVAARKRAPLQPPPCESGPSSAQRA, encoded by the coding sequence ATGCGCCTCCTCGTCACCGCCGGCCCCACCCGCGAGTACCTCGACGACGTGCGCTTCCTCAGCAACGCCTCCAGCGGCCGCATGGGCTGCGCCATCGCGCGCGCGGCCCTCGCGCGCGGCCACCAGGTGGCCCTCGTGTGCGGCCCGCTCGAGGTCCCCCCTCCCCCCTGCGACATCTGCCGCGTCACCACCGCCGCCGAGATGCTCGAAGCCTGCGTCCGCCTGCTGCCCGCGGCCGACGCCGTGCTCATGGCCGCCGCGCCGGCGGATTTCCGCCCCGCCGAACGCGCGGCGGGCAAGATCAAGAAGGCCCACGCACCCCGCACGCTCCGCCTGGAGCCGACGCCTGACATCCTGCGCGAGCTGGCCCGCCTCCGAACCGGGCAGGTGCTCGTGGGCTTCGCCCTCGAGGCCCACGACCTCGAGCGGAACGCCCGCGAGAAGCTCCGGGCCAAGGGCCTCGACCTGATCGTTGCCAACTCGCCGCAAGCCATCGCGGCGGAGCGCTCGACCGTGCGCCTCCTCTACCCGGACGGCTCCGGGGAGACCCTCGAGGAGGCGCCCAAGGACGCCATCGCCGCCCGCCTCCTCGAGGCCGTCGAGCGCCTGGTCGCCGCCCGCAAACGGGCGCCTCTCCAGCCTCCCCCGTGCGAGAGCGGCCCCTCTTCAGCCCAGCGGGCTTGA